In Lycium barbarum isolate Lr01 chromosome 9, ASM1917538v2, whole genome shotgun sequence, the DNA window CATGGTGCATGGAATATGCAAGGCTCTATAGATTATATTCAAGCAACTTTGGCCTTAGTTATTTTCTTACAGTTCTTAGGCTTGTTTTAGTACTAGTTTTGGCTTTATGTAGTATCAATTTGGGACAACCTAGTCCTAGTTTGATCATTAGTTTATTTTTTGCATTTCTATTAGCCATCTTGGCCACAATTGTAAAGACTATGTGTTTGTGTTTTGAGAAAAATTTGTAAATCCAGCCCTAGGCCTTCAAAATCCTAGTGGTTAAAAAAAACTGTACTGGGTGTCACCATCTGCGAATCGCAGGTGTTGTCACCTAACtcttatatttttcttaatttttctgTTAGCACCTGCGTCAGAGGTGCGAAACGCAGGTTGAACCTGCATCTCGCAGATGATGCTCGCAAGTGCTGCATGCCATTTTTCAACTagctttctttcctttttttttaatgaataaACATCACACAACACACATACACTTGACGAATTCCCTTAAGTAGATTGTCACACGGTCTATCACTGGGATAAGTCACGAACTTGTTTGGAAAAAGGACAATTTATTTAATGAAAAACACCTATCAGTTTGCttaagacccccccccccccccctccaaaatCGATGCATACAACATATTACCAAACATTTGGGGGGTATGTGGATTCTAACACATTCAATAACAGTTGCGTACTCAAGGATTCCCCATTTGCTACTCTTATTATCCCAAAACAACATTTGCCACATATTGAATCTAATTGAAACACAACTATTCATTGAGGCATTTTAACAAACAAGTTGTGCACAATTATGAAACTTGCAAGAATATCGACTCACTGGGTACTCAAGACTTTCTCACTTTCTTATCAAAAGCAATTCCCAACAATTTATCAACATACCAATCATACAAATTAACTATGGGTACTCAATAATTCCCCAAAACAAAAAAGTCACTGGTTTGGTCGGGTTGAAGTGGCCCGCGACAGTCCCTTACCTGCACCACTTGCGAAACATTGGTTCTAACACAGGCATGACCTACAAAATGCAGGTGGTGTCATTGTGCCGCTTGTGGTTACAGAGATTTCACCAATTCAAGCTTTATTTTTGGTCAATCTACGAGATGCAGGTGATAACGCAAGCACAACCTGCCAGTCACAGGTGATGATGCACGTTGTGCCCCTGAGCACTTTGctaattttcccttctttgtaTATTCCATCTCACTCCTACGCACTTAAACAAACATAAAAAATATCacgaaaataaaaaatcaaaaaacataAAAGTAAAATCTTAGGTtacctcccaagaagcgcttgatttaacgctGCGGCACGACAATTTTACCCATTTCACGGTTCATTGAGGTAGATGACCTCAATTATCTTCACTTCATTAGGTAAGCCCAAGTAGTGCTTAACCCGCTACCCATTCATTTTGATTCGATCTCCACTTGGGCACACAATTTTAAGTGCTTTATGTGGGGACACTTGGGCGACTTCGAAGAGACTGGACCATTTGGATTTCAATTTTCCGGGAAACAACCGAAGTATTGAATTAAACAACAAAACACTATCCCCTGGGCTGAATACTCTTTTCAAGATCTTCTTATCATGAAAGTGTTTTatgcgggccttgtagagtgaagAGCTAACATATGCTCTAAATTAAAATTCATCTAGCTCATTAATTTGTTCCATACTCAAGTGTGAGGCATCACCCattctagattcaactttttcaaagCCCACAATGCCTTATGCTCAAGTCCCACTTGGAGATGACAAGCTTTCCCCAACACCAATTGGTAAGGAGACATGCCAATTGGTGTCTTGTAGGCCATTTGGTAAGCCTATAATGCATCATCCAATTTCTTTGACCAATCGGTCCTATTTGCATTCACCGTCTTGGAGAGGATGCTCTTGATCTCCATATTTGACACCTCAACTTGATCACTTGTTTTGGGACGATAGGGGGTGGCAACTTTATGTTTGactccatatttttcaagaagagtCTTGAACAACTGGTTGTTAAAAAAAGAGCCttcatcactaatgattgcccttggagtaCCAAACCTTAAGAagatgttctttttcaagaatgcggtgacacttcttccttcataATTTGGAAGAGCCACAGCTTCATTCCACTTGGATAGGTAGTCAACAACCACAAGGATGTACTTGTTATTGTAGGAACTCCCAAATGTACTCATGAAGTCAATCCCCCAAACATCAAATAGTTCAACTTCAAGAATTGGTGTCATCGGTAGCTCATGCCTTCTTGAGAATCCTCCATgtctttgacattgatcacaagctTTCATAAATTTATGGGCATCTTAGTATCTGAGGGCCAATAGAAGCCACTTTGAAATTTTTTAGTCGCCGTCCTTGAGCTACTATGGTGTCTACGCAGGGGTGAAGAATGACAATCCTCAATGATAGGCGTCACCTCTACTTTGGGAATGCACcgccttatgatgttgtcggcacaaacccggaatagatatggctcatcccaatagaaCTTTCCGACGTCAttcaaaaacttcttcttttggagGAAATACATAATATCCAGCGTGATGTCACTACCATGATAGTTTCCAAAGTCGACATACCATGGGATCATATCATGCGACATTTCCCTTACTTGCTCATTAGAAAATGTTTCATTGATTTCAAGGCCATCCGATGGGTGCCCACCTTGTTCAAGGCAAGACAAATGGTCCGCCACTTGGTTTTCACATCCTTTCCTATCcttgacctcaaagtcaaactcttgcaatagAAGGACCTAACGTATTAACCTCAGTTTTGCATCTTTCTTAGCCATGAGGTAACGGAGGGCCGCATGATCGGTGTGAACAACCACTTGAGTTCCTAACAAATAAGTACAAAATTTTTCAAAAGCAAAAACAATTGGAAGCAACACTTGTTCGGTAATGGTGTAATTCATTTGAGCCCCATTTAGAGTTTTACTTGCATAATAAATGGGGTGGAAAATATTTTCATGCCTTTGGCCAAGAACGACCTCCATTGCAAagccactagcatcacacattagTTCAAACAGTTTAGACCAATCCGGAGCAATGATGATAGGTGACGAAGTGAGCTTTTCTTTTAAGCACTCAAAAGCTTCGAGACAAGAATCATTAAACACAAACTTGGTTTCTTTTTCCAACAATTTGCATAGAGGGTTGGCCACCTTTGAGAAATCCTTGACAAGTCTCCGATAGAATCCAACATGGCCTAGGAAGCTTTGGACATCTTTGATGGTACTAGAAGGGGGAGGCTTAGTAATGACTTCGATCTTTGCTTTATCAACCTCTATcccattttccaaaattttgtGACCAAGCACAATCCCCACCTTCACCATAAAGTGACATTTTTCCTAATTGAGAACCAAGTTTGTTTCTTTACATTTCTTCAAGACTTGAGCTAGATTTCCAAGCAATGATCAAAAGAATCCCCAACCACAGAGAAGTCGTCCATGAatatttcaatggactcctcaaccatgtCGGAGAAGATCGACATCATGCAATATTGGAAAGTTGCGGGTGCATTGTACAAACCAAAGGGCATCCTCTTTAAAGCAaaagtcccataaggacaagtaaaagttgTCTTATCTTTCCTCGGGAGCAAtagtgatttggttgtaccctgaATAGACATCTAAAAAGCAATAGAAGGTCTTCCCCGCAAGCCTATCAAGAATTTGGTCCATGAAAGGCATTGGGAAGTGATCCTTCTTGGTCCAATGGTTTAGCTTTCGGTAATCCATACAAACTCTCCAACAGGTAACCGTGTGTGTTGGGATCAATTCATTCTTCTCGTTAGGAACCACGGTTATACCTTCATTTTTAggcacacattgcaccggactTACCCATAGACTATCCGAGATTGGATAAACCACTCTGGCCTCTAACTACTTGATAATTTCTTTCTGACCACTTCTTGCATATGACGATTTAACCTCCTCTGATATTCAATACTTGGCATATATTTCTCATCAAGCTAAATTTTATGGGTGCAAATACCGGGAGGAATCCCTTGAATATTCGTAGTAGACCAACCAATTGCCCTCTTAAATCTCTGCAATATTACCAACAATCTTTCAATTTGCTCTTTGGTTAATCACGAAAAAATAATAATGGGCAAGGTGTTCTTAGGACCAAGAAATTCATACCTTAAATGTGAAGggagaggtttgagttccaaagcAGGTGGTTCAATGATGGATGGCTTTGTGGGAGGAGTTTCTCAGTTCTCCAAATCAAGATAAAGTTTCTCGGGGTTGTAGTTGTAAGACCCCAAACCTATCAAGGCATTTATCGTCTTCTCAAATTCTTCATAATTCTCCCTATCATAGTTCATAAACACTGTCGCCAAGATCTCACCAACATATTCTTGCTAAATGGTAGTCTCTATCGCTTCATCAATAGTACCAATCACCGATACCacactcatatccgccggttgCTTCATGAATTTACAAATATGGAATGTGATTTCGTCATTGTTCATCCCAAATTTAAGGTCACCCGTTTTAACATCAATAAGAGCTCGTCCGGTGGCTTGGAATGGTCACCCCAATATAATGTGGACCTCAAAGTCAACCTCACAATCTAATATAACACAGTCGACTGGAAATATAAAACAATCCGCCCTCACAAGCATATCAAAGATAATCCCAATCGGCTTCTTCATGGTTCGATCCACCATTAGTAACCTCAGTGTTATGGGTCGGGGAGTGCCCAAGAAAAAGGGAAAGGGAGTGAAGTATTTTTCTGCGTCGCATGATCCTTCAGTTCCTCTCGGATAATCAACCCTACATCTATCATAAACCCAGACATGGTGGAAGCAATAAGAATACACTTCTTAGTGGAGATATCGTGTCGTTCTTTGATGGAAACACTCTCGAGGACACTATAGATAGCCAGAATTTCACCTCGAGGTTGAGGATGCACTTGTGAATGCCAATTAAATCCACACTGGTGTCCCAGAGGCAATAATTGATGCCACCCAAGCATGCTGCTCGGATGGAGTTTTGATCCTTTCATTATAATCTGAGGAACGCGGGGGCCATCCTTTAACTAGGTCACCTTCCCTTTGCTCATATATGATATCATCAATTTTATCGGCCGAGCAATCAACATCAACACCTCATACCAGGATCCAATTAATatgcttaagtttttttttttttttgggttggcgGCGACTGAGCTTGGCATTCAACAAAGCCCGATAGGCAGCATAGAACTCCCTCACTAGAACTAGACAATACTCGCCGAGTTTTGTGAAGTAGTTCTATCATAATGCTTTCAATTTGTGGATGATCCCTAGATACATGTCTTGCAAACTATTCCAAGTCACTCGCTTCTCCTTATTTAACGCTTTAGTCTCATTGCCATCAATGTTTATCGTCTTCCAGGCTAAGTATAATTCCCTTGAGCTCGAGATTGTGAACCAACGCTCCTCTTCTTCCCTTTTTCTACCCCTCTCAATAGCTTCATCATTTTCTAGTGAAAGGGTATGCTCTATTCCCTCTTCAGCCTAAGGGACAGTATCCACAGGGGCTTTCCGCTTGCGCGAATCCCGAGGGGCTTGCTTAGTTGTTTTCTTGGCCCTACCTTTTCATTTGTTGGTTCTTGCCATCCGGTGAATAcacaacgaaataaaaaaaatgttgaTTTTCTTAATAAGGGAAAACAAAATAAAGGAATTAAAAAAAACTCAAACAAATAACACAACTGTACTGGGTATCACCATCTGCGAATTGCAGGTGTTGTCATAGGTGGTGTCACTTGActcttatttttttcttaatttttcttTTAGCACCTACGTTAGAGGGCCAAAACCTAGGTTGAACATGCATCTCGCAGATGATGCATGCCATATTTCAGCTAATTGTTTTTTTGCTTTTTTACCAATCAacatcacacacaacacacatACACATGACAAATTCCCTTAAAAAGGTTATCACGCCGTCTATCATTGGGAAAATTCACGAACTTGCTTGGAAAAAGGACAATTTATTCAATGGAGAACACTGATCAGTTCGCTTAAGACcgcccacccccccaccccccaccccccacccccgccATCGATGTATACAACATATTACcaaatgtgtgtgtgtggagGGGGAGGGGTATGTGGATtctaacacaagcaataacagtTTGTAAACTCAAGAGTTCCCCATTTGCTACTCTTATCATCTCAAAACAACATTTACCACATATTAAATCAATTTT includes these proteins:
- the LOC132611906 gene encoding uncharacterized protein LOC132611906, whose product is MVKVGIVLGHKILENGIEVDKAKIEVITKPPPSSTIKDVQSFLGHVGFYRRLVKDFSKVANPLCKLLEKETKFVFNDSCLEAFECLKEKLTSSPIIIAPDWSKLFELMCDASGFAMEVVLGQRHENIFHPIYYARTQVVVHTDHAALRYLMAKKDAKLRHGGFSRRHELPMTPILEVELFDVWGIDFMSTFGSSYNNKYILVVVDYLSKWNEAVALPNYEGRSVTAFLKKNIFLRFGTPRAIISDEGSFFNNQLFKTLLEKYGVKHKVATPYRPKTSDQVEVSNMEIKSILSKTVNANRTDWSKKLDDAL